The sequence below is a genomic window from Novosphingobium sp. KACC 22771.
TCGCAGGGCCGGAACCAACCCGTCTTGGTCCAGTCATGCGTCGCATCATAGGTTTGCTCGGCAATCCAGTTGATATCGGCCAGCCCGTTTTCATCCGGCGCCGAAATCGGATAGATCACCACCCGGTGGCGATGCGTGCCAAGCCCGACGAAAGAGGATCCCGTGCGGATCGGCACGCCGCGCGCGGTGCCGCGCCACATCAGCGTGCCACCCCAGCGGATCGGCGGCTGATCCGGGTGCATCTGGGCGCGCACGCTGGAATGAATACCATCCGCGCCGATCAGCAGCGCGCCATGTTCATCCATCACGCTGCCATCGGCGCGCGTGACATGGGCCACCACGCTGCCGTCGGCCTGCCTGGTATAACCCGTCACTTTCTCGCCCAGCCGCACTGCCTCGGCGCCCAGCCTTTGCACCACATGAGCATGGAGCAGCAGGTGGAAACGCCCGCGATGCACCGCATATTGGTGCCAGTGATAGCCTGCGCTCTTGCCGCGCGGTTCGCTGTAAATATCCTTGCCGTTCAGCCCGACCAGCGCCCATTCTCTGGCCGCGATGCCCACGGCGTCCATCTCCGCCTCGCCGATGCCCAGCGCTTCGAGTTCGCGCACGGCATTGGGTTGCAGATTGATGCCCACGCCCAGCGGCCGCAGCTCGCTTGTGCTTTCAAACAAGGTGCAGGGCACGCCGATCTCATGCAGCGTCAGGGCCAGCGCCAGCCCGCCAATTCCGGCGCCGGCGATCAGAACACGATTTTGGGTCATGGCATCCTCAAATCAGAAACTTGCGCGGATAGTGCTATCGCCCGCAACATTCCTATGCCGGTAACCCAGCGAATTACCCAAAGCAAAACAATTGCGGGCCGACTTTGAAATGTCACGGAATTGACCAACCCCTGTCACGCGCATCGGCAAAAGGCGCCTTACGAATCATAAGGGGGTCTATTTCGATGCTGTCTTCACGTTTGCTCGCCGCCAGCGCTCTGGCCGCGATTGTTGCGGCCTGTCCGCTCCATGCCGAAACCGCGCCGGTGGCCGATGCCGCTGCTGCCGAAGCCGACGGTCTGGAAACGATCACCGTCACCGCGCAAAAGCGCAAGGAAGACCTGCAGACGACGCCGATCTCGATTTCGGTGCTGACGGCCACAGGTCTGGAAAACCGCCACGTCACCTCGCTGCTCGATCTGGGCGACGGGGCGATTCCCAGCCTCAAGGTTGCGCCGTTCTTTTCGCGACCGGGCGCGCTGATCGTCAATGTGCGCGGCGTGGGCGTTCTGTCGGACTCAAACCAGCCCGCGCGCGACCAGGGCGTGGGCGTCTATGTTGACGGCGTTTATCAGGGCCGCGCACAAGGTCTGGGTACCGCGCTCTTTGATGTTGAAAACATTGAGGTTTTGAAGGGTCCGCAGGGCACTTTGTTTGGCCGCAACACCGAAGGCGGCGCGGTCAATATCGTGACCAAGAAGCCCAGCGGCAAGCTGAAGATGAACGCCACGGCGGGCATCGGCAACTATGGCAGCAACAAGGCCGAAATCCACCTCGACCTGCCCGAATTTGCTAATGTCTCGTTGAAAATCGATGCGGTGAAGGCCTCGCGCGATCCTTTTGTGAAAAACCCGCTGCAAGGCCAGTTGGGCTTCAATTCCTATGACAAGCGCGGTTTCCATATCGAAGCGCTGTGGCGTCCGGCTGCCAATTTCACTGCCGATCTTTCCTATGATAATTCGCATGACGAAACGAGCACGCTCTATCAGCAGCAGATTTCGGCGGGCACCGGCCTTCCCGCATCGAGCAGCGGCAGCGCCGCGGTTCCGGCGAATCTGACCGCCGCCCTGTTCAAGCTGGAGCCGACCCGCGCCTCGGTCGCCGCCGTCGGTGTGCCGCAGCAGGCGAGCGTGGGTCAGGCCGAGGGCTTCCGCCTTGGTCTGGAATGGCAGGTTGCCTCGCATCTGAGCCTGCGTTCGATCAGCGCCTATCGCGACATGACGCAGACCCAGTATGACAATGGCTCGGCCAGCACCTCGATGCAGCAGGGCTATACGTCGACGGCCACTTTTGCCAATTTCGCCTTTGGCCGCTACAGTCTTGCGCCCTTCCGCCAAAATCAGGTT
It includes:
- a CDS encoding flavin-dependent oxidoreductase, with product MTQNRVLIAGAGIGGLALALTLHEIGVPCTLFESTSELRPLGVGINLQPNAVRELEALGIGEAEMDAVGIAAREWALVGLNGKDIYSEPRGKSAGYHWHQYAVHRGRFHLLLHAHVVQRLGAEAVRLGEKVTGYTRQADGSVVAHVTRADGSVMDEHGALLIGADGIHSSVRAQMHPDQPPIRWGGTLMWRGTARGVPIRTGSSFVGLGTHRHRVVIYPISAPDENGLADINWIAEQTYDATHDWTKTGWFRPCDLSDFAHHFDGFVYDWLDLPALLAQSDVAYENPMIDRDPIPTWVDGPVALIGDAAHPMYPTGSNGASQAIVDARTLGRCFVEHGVNPQALASFDAELCEPVGQLALRNRGAGPFGLLNLVDERCGGTFDNIDDVIPEAERRQFMLAYQTAAGFARDALNAAPPIIPTGARVAERQSHDAVA